In one window of Streptomyces sp. NBC_01224 DNA:
- a CDS encoding DsbA family oxidoreductase, with protein sequence MRVEIWSDIACPWCYIGKARFEKGLSGFAHRDEVEVVHRSFELDPTHAKGDTVQVIDMLAQKYGRTREEAKAMEANVAANAQAEGLGYLTEGRDHGNTFDIHRLLHLAKARGRQDELLGLAYRANFAEERSVFDGDVLVELAVEAGLDADEARAVLADPEAYAAEVRADEREASELGANAVPFFVLDRRYGISGGQPAEVFAQALEQAWKDRPLTAIGGDAAACDADGACEVPQPGSNA encoded by the coding sequence ATGCGCGTCGAGATCTGGAGCGACATCGCCTGCCCCTGGTGCTACATAGGGAAGGCCCGCTTCGAGAAGGGCCTGTCGGGGTTTGCCCACCGCGACGAGGTCGAGGTCGTGCACCGGTCCTTCGAGCTCGACCCCACGCATGCCAAGGGCGACACCGTGCAGGTGATCGACATGCTGGCGCAGAAGTACGGGCGCACCCGCGAAGAGGCGAAGGCCATGGAGGCGAACGTCGCGGCCAACGCGCAGGCCGAGGGGCTCGGCTACCTCACCGAGGGCCGCGACCACGGCAACACCTTCGACATCCACCGGCTGCTCCATCTGGCCAAGGCCCGAGGCCGCCAGGACGAGCTGCTGGGCCTCGCCTACCGGGCGAACTTCGCCGAGGAGCGTTCCGTCTTCGACGGTGACGTGCTGGTCGAACTGGCCGTCGAGGCCGGGCTCGACGCCGACGAGGCGCGTGCCGTCCTCGCCGACCCGGAGGCGTATGCCGCCGAGGTGCGGGCCGATGAGCGCGAGGCGTCCGAGCTCGGGGCCAACGCGGTGCCGTTCTTCGTGCTCGACCGTCGGTACGGGATCTCCGGCGGCCAGCCCGCAGAGGTCTTCGCCCAGGCGCTCGAACAGGCGTGGAAGGACCGGCCGCTGACCGCGATCGGCGGGGACGCCGCGGCGTGCGACGCCGACGGTGCCTGCGAGGTCCCGCAGCCCGGCAGCAACGCCTGA
- a CDS encoding aminotransferase class V-fold PLP-dependent enzyme — METTSLSRAGDEFAPETAYLNTSTCGLLPRRTVDAVRALAEAIATGRRAGSGDFEAVDAARAGFARLVGVDADRVATGSSVSVHVGLIASSLPAGAEVLVPEGEFSSVVSPFAVRGDLRMRYVPLDGLADAVRTGTDLVAFSSVQSADGRIADLDAVRAAAAAHGARTLLDATQSAGWLPLDAGAYDYTVTGGFKFLLCPRGASFLTVTEEAQRTLPTVFAAWVASDDPGNSTYGPAGRLSPTARRYDEPPAFLSYHGAEHSLALLGEVGIDAVHAHATGLAARMRAGLAGLGHEAVPGESAIVAVPGLGGREPELARAGVMVSNRAGSLRAAFHLYNTEADVDRALEVLSV; from the coding sequence ATGGAGACTACTTCGCTCAGCCGTGCGGGAGACGAGTTCGCGCCGGAGACCGCCTACCTCAACACCTCCACCTGTGGGCTGCTGCCCCGGCGCACCGTGGACGCGGTGAGGGCGCTCGCCGAGGCGATCGCCACGGGCCGCAGGGCCGGCTCCGGCGACTTCGAGGCGGTGGACGCGGCCCGGGCCGGCTTCGCCCGCCTCGTCGGAGTCGACGCCGACCGGGTCGCCACCGGCAGCTCGGTCTCCGTACACGTCGGGCTGATCGCGTCCTCGCTGCCGGCGGGGGCCGAAGTCCTGGTGCCCGAAGGGGAGTTCAGCTCCGTCGTCAGCCCGTTCGCGGTCCGTGGCGATCTCAGGATGCGTTACGTCCCGCTGGACGGGCTGGCCGACGCGGTACGGACCGGCACCGATCTCGTCGCCTTCTCCTCCGTGCAGTCCGCCGACGGCCGGATCGCCGATCTGGACGCGGTACGTGCGGCGGCCGCTGCCCACGGCGCCCGGACGCTGCTCGACGCCACCCAGTCGGCCGGCTGGCTGCCGCTGGACGCCGGGGCGTACGACTACACCGTCACCGGTGGCTTCAAATTCCTGCTCTGCCCGCGGGGTGCGTCGTTCCTCACCGTCACCGAGGAGGCACAGCGCACCCTGCCGACCGTCTTCGCCGCGTGGGTCGCCTCCGATGACCCCGGGAACAGCACGTACGGCCCGGCCGGGCGGCTCTCCCCGACCGCCCGGCGCTACGACGAACCGCCGGCCTTCCTCTCGTACCACGGCGCCGAGCACTCCCTCGCGCTGCTGGGCGAGGTCGGCATCGACGCCGTCCACGCCCACGCCACCGGGCTCGCCGCCCGCATGCGGGCCGGGCTGGCCGGACTGGGGCACGAGGCGGTGCCGGGGGAGTCGGCGATCGTGGCCGTGCCCGGACTCGGCGGGCGGGAGCCGGAGCTGGCGCGGGCCGGGGTGATGGTCTCGAACCGGGCGGGGAGTCTGCGCGCGGCCTTCCACCTGTACAACACGGAGGCCGATGTGGACCGTGCCCTGGAGGTGCTCTCCGTCTGA
- a CDS encoding MarR family winged helix-turn-helix transcriptional regulator, giving the protein MKADPACTELPSAARGGPVSHAVSRVARLHRIAAGRLLKGLGLYPGQEFLMMYLWDAGAVRQSELIKTVDLDPSTVTKMLQRLEQTGHVRRCPDPGDRRAVLVEATDDSCALHADVERAWTNLEEHTLAGLDPAERKELARLLAKVEENLCHETEDCPERR; this is encoded by the coding sequence ATGAAGGCCGATCCCGCCTGTACCGAGCTGCCGAGCGCCGCCCGCGGCGGCCCCGTCAGCCATGCCGTCTCACGGGTCGCCCGGCTGCACCGGATCGCCGCGGGCAGGCTGCTCAAGGGACTCGGGCTCTACCCCGGCCAGGAGTTCCTGATGATGTACCTGTGGGACGCGGGTGCGGTGCGCCAGTCCGAGCTGATCAAGACCGTCGACCTCGACCCCTCCACCGTCACCAAGATGCTCCAGCGCCTCGAACAGACCGGGCACGTCCGCCGCTGCCCCGACCCGGGCGACCGCAGGGCCGTCCTGGTCGAGGCCACCGACGACAGCTGCGCGCTGCACGCCGACGTCGAGCGGGCCTGGACGAATCTGGAGGAGCACACCCTCGCCGGGCTGGACCCGGCCGAACGCAAGGAGCTGGCCCGACTGCTCGCCAAGGTCGAGGAGAACCTCTGCCACGAGACCGAGGACTGCCCCGAGCGCCGCTGA
- a CDS encoding alkene reductase, translating to MTTAFDPIDLSGTQLANRIAMAPMTRSRAGEGGIATDLVAEYYAQRASAGLIITEGIQPSAVGQGYPSTPGLHSAEQAASWRKVTDAVHAAGGRIFAQLMHAGRIGHPDLLPDGLTPVSASPLKPAGQLYTGTGLEDFTAPRELTGDEVRQTIADFAAAARNAVDAGFDGVELHGANGYLIHQFLAPNTNLRNDEWGGSDEARIRFAVEVVKAVAAEIGAERTGLRISPGNPYNDIDEPAPDAVYTALVQEIEPLGLAYLHVLEAAKIRELTLALRKQFSGTFVLNALTDGPTGPDDHSLIDDGIADIISYGALFIANPDLPARLKAGGPFNTPDPSTFFGGDAKGYVDYPALDAVQS from the coding sequence ATGACCACCGCATTCGACCCGATCGACCTGTCCGGTACCCAGCTCGCCAACCGCATCGCGATGGCCCCGATGACCCGCAGCCGGGCCGGTGAGGGCGGCATTGCCACGGATCTCGTCGCCGAGTACTACGCCCAGCGCGCCTCGGCGGGCCTCATCATCACGGAGGGCATCCAGCCGTCGGCGGTGGGCCAGGGCTACCCCTCCACTCCTGGGCTGCACAGTGCGGAGCAGGCCGCGTCCTGGCGCAAGGTCACCGACGCGGTGCACGCGGCGGGCGGCCGGATCTTCGCCCAGCTCATGCACGCCGGCCGGATCGGCCACCCGGACCTGCTGCCGGACGGGCTCACCCCGGTCAGCGCCTCGCCGCTCAAGCCCGCCGGTCAGCTCTACACCGGCACGGGGCTGGAGGACTTCACCGCACCGCGCGAACTGACCGGCGACGAAGTCCGGCAGACCATAGCCGACTTCGCGGCGGCCGCCCGTAACGCGGTCGACGCCGGCTTCGACGGGGTCGAACTGCACGGCGCCAACGGCTACCTCATCCACCAGTTCCTCGCGCCCAACACCAATCTGCGCAACGACGAGTGGGGCGGCTCCGACGAGGCCCGAATCCGGTTCGCCGTCGAGGTGGTCAAGGCCGTCGCCGCCGAGATCGGCGCGGAGCGGACCGGGCTGCGCATCTCGCCCGGAAACCCGTACAACGACATCGACGAGCCCGCGCCGGACGCCGTCTACACCGCGCTGGTACAGGAGATCGAGCCGCTCGGCCTCGCCTATCTGCACGTCCTGGAAGCGGCGAAGATCCGCGAACTGACCCTCGCGCTGCGCAAGCAGTTCTCCGGCACCTTCGTCCTCAACGCGCTGACGGACGGGCCGACCGGACCGGACGACCACTCGCTGATCGATGACGGGATCGCCGACATCATCTCCTACGGTGCCCTGTTCATCGCCAACCCGGACCTGCCCGCCAGGCTGAAGGCCGGCGGCCCGTTCAACACCCCGGACCCGTCGACCTTC